In the genome of Paramisgurnus dabryanus chromosome 18, PD_genome_1.1, whole genome shotgun sequence, one region contains:
- the rhogb gene encoding ras homolog family member Gb gives MQSIKCVVVGDGAVGKTCLLISYTTGAFPKEYIPTVFDNYSSQITVEGRNVSLNLWDTAGQEEYDRLRTLSYPQTNVFIICFSISSPPSYENVKHKWHPEVTHHCPSVPILLVGTKSDLRNDADVLKKLKEQNQAPITLQQGQALARQIHAVKYMECSALNQDGIKDVFAEGVRAFLCPQPVASKKSCVLL, from the coding sequence ATGCAGAGCATCAAGTGTGTGGTTGTGGGGGATGGAGCAGTGGGAAAAACCTGCCTGCTCATCTCCTACACGACCGGAGCCTTTCCCAAAGAATACATTCCCACCGTATTCGACAACTACAGCTCCCAGATCACCGTGGAGGGCCGCAACGTCAGCCTCAACCTGTGGGACACGGCGGGCCAGGAGGAGTACGATCGCCTCCGTACGCTCTCCTACCCGCAGACCAACGTCTTCATCATCTGCTTCTCCATCTCCAGCCCCCCGTCCTACGAGAACGTCAAGCACAAGTGGCACCCGGAGGTGACGCACCACTGTCCCAGCGTCCCTATCCTGCTGGTGGGCACGAAAAGTGACCTTCGAAACGATGCGGATGTGCTCAAGAAGCTGAAGGAGCAGAACCAGGCGCCCATCACACTGCAGCAGGGCCAGGCCCTGGCTCGCCAAATCCATGCCGTCAAGTACATGGAGTGTTCGGCACTCAACCAGGACGGCATCAAAGACGTGTTTGCAGAGGGAGTGCGCGCTTTCCTCTGTCCTCAGCCTGTGGCTTCCAAAAAGTCATGTGTTCTCCTCTga
- the pgap2 gene encoding post-GPI attachment to proteins factor 2, with the protein MTSPHYDWTAYRQIVVVDTSGGVMGSGEMQQVPYGSVDRDKPLIRLPFTWLTMMALCLPLIGFITCVVLSVLNHFNAATYTHCEVANYLPSISAAISLTPERYIWRFSIGLHSAPRFLMSATYLSFYLGRFSRRRTEKLLSVLTFVLAVSENSGLLLLTYVSSTETYSIHKNGFILFIGSSFFHMICTCWLWSVIARHSLSSEEMRSYRYKRRLFLFNSCFCLLAFYFFKRHNTYCEAGIYTLFALCEYLVVVSNMAFHVTAYWDFGGKEVMIATPPEAKYF; encoded by the exons ATGACATCACCTCACTACGACTGGACTGCGTACCGTCAGATTGTAGTTGTTGACACATCTGGAGGTGTAATGGGTTCAGGGGAGATGCAACAAGTCCCGTATGGATCTGTGGATCGAGACAAGCCTCTCATACGACTGCCTTTCACTTGGTTAACTATGATGGCATTATGTCTGCCTCTGATCGGCTTCATCACCTGTGTCGTACTATCAGTGCTCAACCATTTTAATGCTGCTACATACACACACTGCGAA GTTGCCAACTACCTACCATCCATCAGTGCAGCCATCAGTCTAACACCAGAGCGATACATCTGGCGTTTCAGCATCGGTTTGCATTCAGCCCCACGGTTCCTGATGTCAGCGACATACCTGAGCTTTTACCTTGGTAGATTCTCCAGGAGGCGGACGGAGAAACTGCTGAGTGTCCTTACATTCGTCTtagctgtcagtgaaaattctgGGCTGCTTCTGCTCACATACGTCTCCTCCACTGAGACTTACA GTATCCATAAGAACGGCTTTATCTTATTTATCGGGAGCTCTTTTTTCCACATGATCTGCACCTGCTGGTTGTGGTCCGTGATCGCGAGGCATTCACTTAGTTCCGAG GAGATGAGGTCATACCGGTATAAGCGCCGCCTCTTCCTCTTCAACAGTTGTTTCTGTCTGCTGGCTTTCTACTTCTTCAAACGCCACAACACTTATTGTGAAGCGGGAA TTTATACCCTCTTTGCTCTGTGCGAGTATCTGGtggtggtctccaacatggccTTTCACGTGACTGCCTACTGGGATTTTGGAGGTAAGGAGGTGATGATTGCAACACCTCCAGAGGCAAAATACTTCTGA